In the Euphorbia lathyris chromosome 5, ddEupLath1.1, whole genome shotgun sequence genome, one interval contains:
- the LOC136230856 gene encoding transcription factor HHO5 — MELSLDLSLVYVPKTISEYLREVSMVKDSSLKLSKLDDYLNRLEDEMRKIDAFKRELPLCMLLLNDAIMRLKEEAMQCNKDLEEEIVSEKGNSGGDGDGKDEKVGNDISDDKKNWMSSVQLWNTNEFNSNSNKQDSKSETKQRSEEDDDRSTCENPIQLGNNCRSKGGAFVPFNKSVSGFEGSEREEKEVVSQVTGLSLRIPLPELGVSCNLIPKTNVTNQIKIQNTPHQQQQQQYRYRQPPESPNKKQRRCWSPELHRRFVDALQQLGGSQAATPKQIRELMQVDGLTNDEVKSHLQKYRLHMRKHPTSSGQANGIWMGQEQQCKDPSKTSNLQYNSPQHGCGLGRGTSSTGGDAEGDEKSESHSWNRAGEVDV, encoded by the exons ATGGAGCTGAGCTTGGATTTGAGCCTGGTTTATGTTCCTAAAACGATTAGTGAGTATCTTAGAGAGGTTTCCATGGTTAAAGATAGTAGCTTGAAATTGTCAAAACTTGATGATTATCTGAATAGATTAGAGGATGAGATGAGAAAGATTGATGCGTTTAAACGTGAGCTCCCTCTTTGCATGCTTCTGTTAAATGATG CTATTATGCGGTTGAAGGAAGAGGCAATGCAGTGTAATAAGGACTTAGAGGAGGAGATTGTATCGGAAAAGGGAAATTCCGGCGGAGATGGAGATGGAAAAGATGAAAAAGTGGGAAATGATATCAGTGATGATAAGAagaactggatgagctccgtTCAGCTATGGAATACTAACGAATTCAACTCCAATTCCAACAAACAAGACTCAAAATCAGAGACCAAACAG AgaagtgaagaagatgatgatagATCGACTTGTGAGAATCCAATTCAATTGGGGAATAATTGCAGAAGCAAAGGAGGAGCATTTGTGCCGTTTAATAAATCGGTTTCAGGGTTTGAAGGGAGTGAAAGGGAGGAGAAAGAGGTTGTGTCTCAGGTCACCGGACTTTCTCTTAGGATTCCATTACCTGAATTGGGGGTTTCCTGCAATTTGATTCCAAAAACTAATGTTACTAATCAAATCAAGATTCAAAATACACCCCACcaacagcagcagcagcagtacCGGTACCGGCAACCACCGGAGTCTCCTAACAAGAAACAGAGGCGGTGCTGGTCGCCGGAGCTTCACCGCCGTTTTGTTGATGCCCTTCAACAACTTGGTGGATCTCAAG CGGCTACGCCTAAACAGATAAGAGAACTAATGCAAGTAGATGGCTTAACCAATGACGAAGTCAAGAGTCATTTGCAG AAATACAGGCTACATATGCGTAAACATCCAACGTCTTCCGGACAAGCAAATGGGATATGGATGGGTCAAGAACAGCAATGCAAAGACCCATCGAAAACGAGCAATTTGCAGTATAATTCTCCGCAACACGGATGTGGATTAGGCAGAGGTACATCTAGTACTGGTGGTGATGCGGAGGGTGATGAAAAATCGGAGAGCCATAGTTGGAACAGAGCCGGAGAAGTCGATGTATAA